From Alienimonas californiensis, a single genomic window includes:
- a CDS encoding TolC family protein — translation MPAPRPAVAARRRSGQRIGLGPPAAARRWRRALGTLCLAGLAATGGGCSAIDAVRLTGADRHVALEQVPQAPRLPDVLPNPASEHDPRTTLGFAPRTIRDADAPVEHWDVSLQEAIAFAVENSTVARDLGAAVLRNPDSVQTRFDPALQYTDARFGPEAALAEFDAQFTAGLFGQNNDRVINNQFAGGGVQQFQQDLVTSRAELSKVSATGTRFALRQLTEYDNNNAPANLFPSAYDTYAEAEARHPLLRGGGVTFNRIAGPDGEPGFYNGVVIARVNHEISQTEFETGLRDFVSDVTNAYWELVYAYRNLNAKRQARDRAVLVAEAFRDRAEGLGGSDAEKEALVREQYFRFQEEVEEALAGRPIEYTFTGAGRGGGTFRGGGGVQTAERRLRLLMGVPLNEPRALRPAEDGPAVPAEVLFDWGTIAGRALDARPELRAQRLRVRRAEMELTAAQNFLSPQLDAVARYRVRGFGDRLVSAAEGPPGPQLRGSEAFETLDSGDFQEWEAGLEFSVPLGFRRAHAAVQNAELQIARERALLREQERQVMYDLSNAVAEKDRAYQSLQTSLNRHAAAVELLDSLENRFGLARPTLEGEAPDDEAVGGVGDFGELDRLLDAQRRVTDSELAVFSAKAAYEVAIKNVFFETGELLQYHEVLLADGGAAGPSVSAPGDAFAPPAPMPAPADLLPAPAPLPALDDAADGPAPLLQTDPPTFLPEDPLPPPGGDAPVDSDAETSPSTNRPAAAAPPAEAAPLLEPAGEAVNEPAAAAPAGRASL, via the coding sequence ATGCCCGCGCCCCGACCGGCCGTCGCCGCCCGTCGTCGCTCCGGTCAGCGAATTGGGCTCGGCCCTCCGGCCGCCGCCCGACGCTGGCGGCGAGCGCTGGGGACCCTCTGCCTGGCCGGGCTGGCGGCGACGGGCGGGGGCTGCTCCGCGATCGACGCGGTGCGCCTCACCGGGGCGGATCGCCATGTGGCGTTGGAACAGGTCCCGCAGGCTCCCCGCCTGCCGGACGTCCTGCCGAACCCCGCCTCCGAGCACGACCCCCGCACCACGCTGGGCTTCGCCCCCCGGACGATCCGCGACGCCGACGCGCCCGTCGAGCACTGGGACGTCTCGCTGCAGGAGGCGATCGCCTTCGCCGTGGAGAACAGCACGGTGGCCCGGGACCTCGGCGCCGCGGTGCTGCGGAACCCGGACAGCGTGCAGACGCGGTTCGACCCGGCCCTGCAATACACCGACGCCCGCTTCGGCCCGGAGGCGGCCCTCGCGGAGTTCGACGCCCAATTCACCGCCGGGCTGTTCGGTCAGAACAACGACCGCGTCATTAACAACCAGTTCGCCGGCGGCGGCGTGCAGCAATTCCAACAGGACCTGGTCACCTCCCGGGCCGAACTGAGCAAGGTCTCCGCGACCGGCACCCGGTTCGCCCTGCGGCAACTGACCGAATACGACAACAACAACGCCCCGGCGAACCTGTTCCCCAGCGCCTACGACACCTACGCCGAGGCGGAGGCTCGCCATCCCCTGCTGCGGGGCGGCGGCGTGACGTTTAATCGCATCGCCGGCCCGGACGGCGAACCGGGCTTTTATAACGGCGTGGTGATCGCCCGGGTCAATCACGAAATCAGCCAGACGGAATTCGAAACCGGCCTGCGCGACTTCGTCAGCGACGTGACCAACGCCTATTGGGAACTGGTCTACGCCTACCGCAACCTCAACGCCAAGCGGCAGGCCCGCGATCGGGCGGTGCTGGTCGCCGAGGCCTTCCGCGACCGGGCCGAGGGGCTCGGCGGCTCCGACGCCGAAAAAGAGGCCCTCGTCCGCGAACAATATTTCCGCTTCCAGGAGGAAGTGGAGGAGGCCCTCGCCGGCCGTCCGATCGAATATACCTTCACCGGAGCCGGCCGGGGCGGCGGGACGTTCCGCGGCGGCGGCGGCGTGCAGACCGCCGAACGCCGGCTGCGCCTGCTGATGGGCGTGCCGCTAAACGAACCCCGCGCGCTGCGGCCCGCGGAAGACGGCCCGGCCGTCCCCGCGGAGGTGTTGTTCGACTGGGGCACGATCGCCGGCCGCGCCCTCGACGCCCGGCCGGAACTGCGGGCGCAGCGGTTACGCGTCCGCCGGGCGGAGATGGAACTGACCGCGGCCCAGAACTTCCTCTCGCCGCAATTGGACGCCGTCGCCCGCTACCGGGTCCGCGGGTTCGGGGACCGGCTCGTCAGCGCCGCCGAGGGGCCGCCCGGGCCGCAGCTCCGGGGCAGTGAAGCGTTTGAAACGCTGGACAGCGGCGATTTTCAGGAGTGGGAGGCCGGCCTGGAGTTCAGCGTGCCGCTGGGCTTCCGCCGCGCCCACGCCGCGGTTCAAAACGCCGAATTGCAGATCGCCCGGGAGCGGGCCCTGCTCCGCGAGCAGGAACGGCAGGTCATGTACGACCTGTCCAACGCCGTCGCCGAGAAGGACCGGGCTTACCAGAGCCTGCAAACCAGCCTGAACCGGCACGCCGCGGCGGTGGAACTGCTGGATTCGCTGGAGAACCGCTTCGGCCTCGCCCGGCCGACCTTGGAAGGCGAGGCGCCGGACGACGAGGCCGTCGGCGGCGTGGGCGACTTCGGCGAGCTCGACCGCCTGCTGGACGCCCAGCGGCGGGTGACCGATTCGGAACTGGCCGTCTTCAGCGCCAAGGCGGCGTACGAGGTGGCGATTAAAAACGTGTTCTTCGAGACCGGCGAACTGCTGCAATACCACGAAGTCTTGCTGGCCGACGGCGGGGCCGCGGGGCCGAGCGTCTCCGCCCCCGGCGACGCGTTCGCCCCGCCGGCGCCGATGCCGGCGCCGGCGGACCTGCTGCCCGCCCCGGCCCCGTTGCCAGCGTTAGACGACGCGGCCGACGGCCCGGCCCCGCTGTTGCAGACCGATCCGCCGACGTTCCTGCCGGAGGACCCGCTCCCCCCGCCCGGCGGCGACGCCCCGGTCGACTCGGACGCGGAAACGAGCCCCTCCACCAACCGCCCCGCCGCCGCCGCGCCGCCCGCCGAAGCGGCGCCGCTCCTCGAGCCGGCTGGCGAAGCCGTCAACGAACCGGCCGCGGCAGCCCCAGCCGGCCGGGCGTCGCTGTGA
- the recG gene encoding ATP-dependent DNA helicase RecG, with protein MADDVPLADDPLDTPVQYVRGCGPRRAALLAKLDVLTVRDLLFLLPRDVVDLSVATSVEELDADTIHTVRGVVLDTDARSTRGGRILVKSIVETSSGTVRASFFNQRWMLKKLPPGTRVMLTGKPKRYDGAWEFSSPQVQVLEGEPGEPGAEDVGGIEPRYALTEGVNQRGLNMLATRAVEGFGQYICDPLPKAFRDQYGLPHLRDAAANLHAAQTLEDFNAARDRVLFDDLFEFQLGVALRRRLWRSGGKADPLPVSAKIDARIRRLFPFEFTDGQNQAVKEIAADLASEIAMHRLLQADVGAGKTVVALYAMLTAVAHGRQAVLMAPTEVLANQHWATVQHALAHSRVERRLLTGRLTAKKRKDLRARIKSGAVQMVIGTQALIQKGVEIPRLGVAVVDEQHKFGVAQRAAFSAGDRDPHVLVMTATPIPRSLALTQFGDLDVTTVRDLPPGRQPVVTSRVPGPQARQKTWHFIREKLDEGRQLYVICPKVGDASEANGDSDELSASVEATFKELVEGELKGYAVGLVHGRMDADKKDAAMSAFKTGETRVLVSTTVVEVGVDVPNATLMVIQKAESFGLSQLHQLRGRVARGARRGYCFLYTDQTSQTAAERLGVLERTTDGFQIAEADFAQRGPGHVLGTRQSGKSALRVADPQRDRELLEMARRRAFHLVETGSFDLPEWAMVKAEVLDRFGEVLELAKTG; from the coding sequence ATGGCCGACGACGTTCCCCTCGCCGACGATCCGCTCGACACCCCCGTGCAGTACGTCCGCGGCTGCGGCCCCCGCCGGGCGGCGCTGCTGGCCAAGCTGGACGTGCTCACCGTCCGCGATCTGCTCTTCCTGTTGCCGCGGGACGTGGTGGACCTGTCCGTCGCCACGAGCGTGGAGGAACTGGACGCCGACACGATCCACACCGTCCGCGGCGTGGTCCTCGACACCGACGCCCGCTCCACCCGCGGCGGGCGCATTCTGGTCAAGTCGATCGTCGAAACGTCGTCCGGCACGGTGCGGGCGAGTTTCTTCAACCAACGTTGGATGCTCAAAAAGCTCCCGCCGGGCACGCGGGTCATGCTCACCGGCAAGCCGAAACGCTACGACGGGGCCTGGGAGTTCTCCTCGCCGCAGGTGCAGGTTCTCGAGGGCGAACCCGGCGAGCCGGGGGCCGAGGACGTCGGCGGAATTGAACCCCGGTACGCCCTCACCGAGGGCGTCAACCAGCGGGGTTTGAACATGCTGGCGACGCGGGCGGTGGAGGGATTCGGCCAATATATTTGCGACCCGCTGCCCAAGGCGTTCCGCGATCAATACGGCCTGCCGCACCTCCGCGACGCCGCCGCCAACCTGCACGCCGCCCAGACGCTGGAGGACTTCAACGCCGCCCGGGACCGGGTGCTGTTCGACGACTTATTCGAGTTTCAACTGGGCGTGGCCCTGCGGCGTCGACTGTGGCGCAGCGGCGGGAAGGCGGACCCGCTGCCGGTCTCCGCCAAGATCGACGCCCGCATCCGCCGGCTGTTCCCGTTCGAATTCACCGACGGGCAGAACCAGGCCGTCAAGGAGATCGCCGCCGACCTGGCCAGCGAAATCGCCATGCACCGCCTGCTGCAGGCCGACGTGGGCGCCGGCAAGACGGTCGTGGCGCTTTACGCCATGCTGACCGCCGTCGCCCACGGCCGGCAGGCGGTCTTGATGGCCCCGACGGAGGTCCTCGCCAATCAACACTGGGCCACCGTGCAGCACGCGCTGGCCCACAGCCGGGTCGAACGCCGGTTACTGACGGGCCGGCTCACCGCCAAGAAACGCAAGGACCTGCGGGCCCGCATTAAAAGCGGGGCGGTGCAGATGGTGATCGGCACGCAGGCCCTCATTCAAAAGGGCGTGGAGATCCCGCGGCTGGGCGTCGCGGTGGTGGACGAACAGCACAAGTTCGGCGTCGCCCAGCGGGCCGCCTTCAGCGCCGGCGACCGCGACCCGCACGTGCTGGTGATGACCGCCACGCCCATCCCCCGCAGCCTCGCCCTCACCCAGTTCGGCGACCTGGACGTCACTACCGTCCGCGACCTGCCCCCCGGCCGGCAGCCGGTCGTCACCAGCCGCGTGCCCGGCCCCCAAGCCCGGCAGAAGACCTGGCATTTCATTCGGGAAAAGCTGGACGAGGGTCGCCAACTGTACGTCATCTGCCCGAAGGTCGGCGACGCCTCCGAGGCCAACGGCGACAGCGACGAACTCTCCGCCTCCGTCGAGGCGACGTTCAAAGAACTCGTCGAGGGGGAGTTAAAGGGCTACGCCGTCGGCCTGGTGCACGGCCGCATGGACGCGGACAAGAAGGACGCGGCGATGAGCGCCTTCAAAACCGGCGAGACGCGGGTTCTGGTCAGCACGACCGTGGTGGAGGTCGGCGTGGACGTGCCGAACGCGACGCTGATGGTGATACAGAAGGCGGAGAGCTTCGGCCTGAGCCAACTCCACCAGCTCCGCGGCCGCGTCGCCCGCGGCGCCCGGCGGGGATATTGTTTCCTCTATACGGACCAGACGTCGCAGACCGCCGCGGAGCGCCTGGGCGTGTTGGAGCGCACCACCGACGGCTTTCAAATCGCCGAGGCGGATTTTGCTCAGCGCGGCCCCGGCCACGTACTCGGCACCCGGCAGAGCGGCAAAAGCGCCCTCCGCGTCGCCGACCCGCAACGGGACCGGGAGTTATTGGAGATGGCCCGCCGCCGGGCCTTTCACCTCGTGGAGACCGGTTCCTTCGACCTGCCGGAGTGGGCGATGGTGAAGGCCGAAGTGCTGGACCGCTTCGGCGAGGTGCTCGAACTGGCGAAGACGGGATGA
- a CDS encoding PQQ-binding-like beta-propeller repeat protein, with the protein MSASLLPFAVLLLAAGPAGDASTGWDQWRGPTRDGRTAVTLPASLDEATVKEAWRVPLGASYSGPVLGPDGQGGTRVYTTEAVGNTFEAAKAFDAATGKLLWETQWKGYLSVPFFAKANGDWIRSTPALQVDENGQGLLYVAGMRDVLVALDAATGAEHWRVDFAARADSEPEMFGHVASPLVHEGAVYAHTIAGFSKLDAASGEVLWTVLGGDPENDGAFSSPFVATIGGTPQILVQARTKLCGVDPADGEILWSEPVPAMRGMNVLTPTVLPADGRGDAVRILTSSNGGGTMLYEVTKRGDEDWTVATVWENNRQGYMSSPVVIDGIVYQHLKTDRVVCYDVKTGEAAWTSTPFGSYWSMVTDGKRILALDADGDLMLIAADPTELKVLDERHVTDATSWAHVAVADKTGTAGGGRILVRALDELIALEF; encoded by the coding sequence ATGTCCGCCTCGCTGCTGCCGTTCGCCGTTCTGCTGCTCGCCGCCGGCCCGGCGGGGGACGCCTCGACCGGCTGGGATCAATGGCGCGGCCCGACCCGCGACGGCCGCACCGCAGTGACGCTGCCGGCGTCGCTGGACGAGGCGACGGTGAAAGAGGCGTGGCGCGTCCCGCTGGGGGCGAGCTACTCGGGCCCGGTGCTCGGCCCGGACGGGCAGGGCGGCACGCGGGTGTATACAACGGAAGCCGTCGGCAACACGTTCGAAGCCGCCAAGGCCTTCGACGCCGCCACCGGCAAGTTGCTGTGGGAGACGCAGTGGAAGGGCTACCTCAGCGTGCCCTTCTTCGCCAAGGCCAACGGCGACTGGATTCGCAGCACCCCGGCGCTGCAGGTCGACGAGAACGGCCAGGGTCTGTTATACGTCGCCGGGATGCGGGACGTGCTGGTCGCGCTGGACGCCGCCACCGGGGCGGAGCACTGGCGGGTCGACTTCGCCGCCCGGGCCGACTCCGAGCCGGAGATGTTCGGCCACGTCGCCAGCCCGCTGGTGCATGAGGGGGCCGTCTACGCGCACACGATCGCGGGCTTCAGCAAGCTGGACGCCGCCTCCGGGGAGGTGCTCTGGACCGTGCTGGGCGGCGACCCGGAGAACGACGGCGCCTTCTCCTCCCCGTTCGTCGCCACGATTGGCGGGACGCCGCAGATTCTCGTGCAGGCCCGCACCAAGCTCTGCGGCGTCGATCCGGCGGACGGCGAAATCCTCTGGTCGGAGCCGGTCCCGGCGATGCGCGGCATGAACGTCCTCACTCCCACCGTGCTGCCGGCGGACGGCCGCGGCGACGCCGTCCGCATCCTCACCAGTTCCAACGGCGGCGGGACGATGCTGTATGAAGTGACGAAGCGGGGCGACGAAGACTGGACTGTCGCGACCGTCTGGGAGAACAATCGCCAGGGCTATATGAGCAGCCCGGTCGTGATCGACGGGATCGTTTATCAGCACCTCAAAACCGACCGCGTCGTCTGCTACGACGTGAAGACCGGCGAGGCGGCCTGGACCAGCACGCCGTTCGGTTCGTACTGGTCGATGGTCACGGACGGGAAGCGCATCCTGGCCCTCGACGCCGACGGCGACCTGATGCTGATCGCCGCCGACCCGACCGAATTGAAGGTCCTGGACGAACGCCACGTGACCGACGCCACCAGCTGGGCGCACGTCGCCGTGGCCGACAAGACGGGAACTGCCGGGGGCGGCCGCATCCTCGTGCGGGCGTTGGACGAGCTGATCGCCCTTGAGTTCTGA
- a CDS encoding Gfo/Idh/MocA family protein, which translates to MSDRRTFLSTAAAAGAALGVTPLAGAHVQEGGPLRIGLVGCGGRGTGAAAQALRAEPNAVLVGVADPFQDKIDRCLQGLAVSDVADRVKVTPETAFLGLDGYQKLIAMQPDVILLATPTYYRPEHLEACVDAGIHTFFEKPVAVDAPGVRRVLDTIQKAKETNVGLLGGLCWRYDTRMVDLVKRLQDGAIGDFVALDSIRHSDYERTLPKRDEWSDTEWKLRSWYNLIWLSGDFIVEQFVHDLDMLCWAKGEYPQSCIATGGRINRVGEANGNIYDHFACVYTFGDGVTMHATTRQQPGTPGKYRNLVYGTKGTSDLMKFQITGENEFRNRDRGVTQMHQAEHDVFFAALRKGETPNDVDYMALSTLCGILGRDAAYTGEEISWEQMLTSNKQYGPDTVSSMDQQLEVPPTPVPGKTRFA; encoded by the coding sequence ATGTCCGATCGTCGTACGTTCCTGTCCACCGCCGCCGCCGCCGGAGCGGCCCTGGGCGTCACCCCGCTGGCCGGGGCCCACGTTCAAGAGGGCGGCCCGCTGAGGATCGGGCTGGTCGGCTGCGGCGGCCGCGGCACCGGCGCCGCCGCCCAGGCGCTGCGGGCCGAGCCGAACGCCGTGCTGGTCGGCGTCGCCGATCCGTTTCAGGACAAGATCGACCGCTGCCTGCAGGGCCTGGCGGTCTCCGACGTCGCCGACCGCGTGAAAGTCACCCCGGAGACGGCGTTCCTCGGGCTGGACGGCTATCAAAAACTGATCGCCATGCAGCCGGACGTGATCCTGCTGGCGACCCCCACCTACTACCGGCCGGAGCACCTCGAAGCCTGCGTGGACGCCGGCATTCACACCTTCTTCGAGAAGCCCGTCGCCGTCGACGCCCCCGGCGTCCGCCGCGTGCTGGACACCATTCAGAAGGCGAAGGAAACGAACGTCGGCCTGCTGGGCGGCCTCTGCTGGCGGTACGACACCCGGATGGTCGACCTGGTCAAGCGCCTGCAGGACGGCGCGATCGGCGACTTCGTCGCCCTCGATTCGATCCGCCACAGCGACTACGAACGCACCCTGCCCAAGCGGGACGAATGGAGCGATACGGAGTGGAAGCTCCGCAGCTGGTATAACCTCATCTGGCTGTCCGGCGACTTTATCGTGGAGCAGTTCGTCCACGACCTCGACATGCTCTGCTGGGCGAAGGGCGAATACCCGCAAAGCTGCATCGCCACCGGCGGGCGGATCAACCGCGTCGGCGAGGCGAACGGCAACATCTACGACCACTTCGCCTGCGTTTATACGTTCGGCGACGGCGTGACCATGCACGCCACCACCCGTCAGCAGCCCGGCACGCCCGGCAAGTACCGCAACCTCGTGTACGGCACGAAGGGCACGTCGGACCTGATGAAGTTCCAGATCACCGGCGAGAACGAGTTCCGCAACCGCGACCGCGGCGTCACGCAGATGCACCAGGCCGAACACGACGTGTTCTTCGCGGCCCTGCGGAAGGGCGAGACGCCCAACGACGTGGATTATATGGCCCTCTCCACCCTCTGCGGCATCCTCGGCCGCGACGCCGCCTACACCGGCGAGGAGATCAGCTGGGAGCAGATGCTCACCAGCAACAAGCAGTACGGCCCGGACACGGTTTCCAGCATGGATCAGCAGCTGGAAGTCCCGCCCACGCCCGTGCCCGGCAAGACGCGGTTCGCCTGA
- a CDS encoding DUF6655 family protein, which produces MLAPTSLRTDEGRVSPIHRPSRRPTRRIDPPVPAADRTVCRPRPRPAIRPVTPPRRLSRVASLRVAALLCAAAAAGGLSGCGKTITREATQQLLTADSIDRAVAQLDLSPFEGRSVYLDTELLEHKNLDAMGVGGQNYLIGSLRQQFMAAGAKLEEKAATAEFVVEARAGAVGSDAHEVVYGMPANNLLSSAATLVPNSPPLPAIPELSLAKKSQEHAATKLHLFAYHRERREIVWQSGEAAANSEASHTWLLGAGPFEKGQIYDGTRFAGERVSIVPKWLRRKERDGEFDPIASLDNYNETRVYGFDAPPPEPVPTTEPVSPTDDGVKLASAEKPADDADKQPAKPAQEDKAADKKPSAETAEKASPKEDQDEDQKTADADADPKPADPPAAT; this is translated from the coding sequence GTGCTAGCACCAACCTCCCTCCGGACGGACGAGGGCCGGGTTTCCCCGATCCATCGACCGTCCCGCCGCCCCACGCGGCGAATCGACCCGCCGGTCCCGGCGGCCGACCGCACAGTCTGCCGCCCCCGCCCCCGCCCCGCCATCCGTCCCGTCACGCCCCCGCGCCGGCTCTCGCGTGTCGCGTCTCTCCGCGTCGCGGCGCTGCTGTGCGCGGCCGCGGCGGCGGGCGGACTGAGCGGCTGCGGCAAGACGATCACCCGGGAGGCCACCCAGCAACTGCTCACCGCGGACAGCATCGACCGGGCCGTCGCGCAGTTGGATCTCTCCCCGTTCGAGGGGCGGTCGGTCTATCTGGACACCGAGCTGCTGGAGCACAAAAACCTGGACGCCATGGGCGTGGGCGGGCAGAACTATCTGATCGGGTCGCTCCGCCAGCAGTTCATGGCCGCCGGGGCGAAGCTGGAGGAGAAGGCGGCGACGGCGGAGTTCGTCGTGGAGGCCCGAGCCGGGGCGGTGGGCAGCGACGCCCACGAGGTGGTGTACGGCATGCCGGCGAACAACTTGCTGTCCTCCGCCGCCACCCTCGTGCCGAACAGCCCGCCGCTGCCCGCGATTCCGGAACTGTCGCTCGCCAAGAAGTCCCAGGAGCACGCCGCCACCAAGCTGCACCTGTTCGCCTACCACCGGGAGCGGCGGGAGATCGTCTGGCAGAGCGGCGAGGCCGCCGCCAACTCCGAAGCCTCCCACACCTGGCTGCTGGGAGCCGGCCCCTTCGAGAAGGGCCAGATTTACGACGGCACCCGGTTCGCGGGCGAACGGGTCTCCATCGTGCCGAAGTGGCTCCGCCGAAAGGAGCGCGACGGCGAGTTCGATCCGATCGCCTCGTTGGACAACTATAACGAGACCCGCGTCTACGGCTTCGATGCCCCCCCGCCGGAGCCGGTCCCGACGACGGAGCCGGTCTCCCCGACAGACGACGGCGTCAAACTGGCCTCCGCCGAGAAGCCGGCCGACGACGCCGACAAGCAACCGGCCAAGCCGGCGCAAGAGGACAAGGCCGCCGACAAAAAGCCCTCCGCGGAGACCGCCGAAAAGGCCTCTCCGAAAGAGGATCAGGACGAGGACCAGAAAACCGCCGACGCGGACGCCGACCCGAAGCCGGCCGACCCGCCGGCGGCGACCTAG
- a CDS encoding 3-keto-disaccharide hydrolase, whose protein sequence is MSAALTLALLCAPGFADPAAEPIELFDGSSLSGWTPVLSKDDVDPATVWSAKDGVLSCTGKPSGYIRTDKSFKNYKLSVKWRWTGTPGNNGVLVHATTPNALGVWPKCQEVQLASENAGDFWVIGSEISIPLEGVPGYEKMVQGRRHLNFVDGAENPPGEWNEMTVICRDATITVLVNGQLVNYGFDSSVTEGSVCLQSEGAPIEYREIVLTPLSGDE, encoded by the coding sequence ATGTCCGCCGCTCTCACGCTCGCCCTCCTCTGCGCCCCCGGGTTCGCGGATCCCGCCGCCGAACCGATCGAGCTGTTCGACGGCTCCAGCCTCAGCGGCTGGACGCCCGTGCTCTCTAAAGACGACGTCGACCCGGCGACCGTCTGGAGCGCCAAGGACGGCGTCCTGAGCTGCACCGGCAAGCCCAGCGGCTATATCAGGACGGACAAATCCTTCAAGAACTACAAGCTGTCCGTCAAGTGGCGCTGGACCGGGACCCCCGGCAACAACGGCGTGCTGGTGCACGCCACGACCCCGAACGCCCTGGGCGTGTGGCCGAAGTGCCAGGAGGTGCAGCTCGCCAGCGAAAACGCCGGCGACTTCTGGGTGATCGGCAGCGAGATCTCGATCCCGCTCGAAGGCGTGCCCGGCTACGAGAAAATGGTGCAGGGCCGTCGCCACCTGAACTTCGTCGACGGCGCCGAGAACCCGCCCGGCGAATGGAACGAAATGACCGTCATCTGCCGCGACGCCACGATCACCGTGCTGGTGAACGGCCAGCTGGTGAACTACGGCTTCGACAGCAGCGTGACCGAGGGCAGCGTCTGCCTGCAAAGCGAGGGGGCGCCGATTGAATATCGGGAGATCGTGCTGACCCCGCTGAGCGGCGACGAGTAA